In Hemiscyllium ocellatum isolate sHemOce1 chromosome 16, sHemOce1.pat.X.cur, whole genome shotgun sequence, one genomic interval encodes:
- the LOC132823246 gene encoding small ribosomal subunit protein eS19-like, with protein MMPGVTVKDVNQQEFVKALGAFLKKSGKLKVPDWVDTVKLGKHKELAPYDENWFYTRAASTVRHLYLRGGVGVGTMTKIYGGRQRNGVKPSHFSRGSKSVAKKVLQALEGLKMVEKDPNGGCRLTLQGQRDLDRIAGQVAAASKKH; from the coding sequence ATGATGCCTGGTGTCACAGTGAAGGACGTGAACCAGCAGGAGTTTGTCAAAGCCCTGGGTGCTTTTCTCAAGAAGTCTGGCAAGTTAAAGGTACCTGATTGGGTTGACACCGTGAAGCTGGGCAAACACAAAGAACTTGCTCCATATGATGAGAACTGGTTCTACACCCGCGCTGCCTCCACTGTGCGTCACCTGTACTTGAGGGGCGGTGTTGGAGTTGGCACCATGACCAAGATCTATGGTGGGCGCCAACGGAACGGTGtgaagcccagtcacttcagccGCGGCTCCAAGTCTGTGGCTAAGAAGGTGCTGCAAGCTCTGGAAGGCCTGAAGATGGTGGAGAAGGATCCTAATGGTGGCTGCAGACTGACTCTACAAGGACAAAGGGATCTAGACCGTATTGCTGGCCAGGTCGCAGCAGCGAGCAAGAAACATTGA